A single window of Streptomyces aquilus DNA harbors:
- a CDS encoding DNA-directed RNA polymerase subunit beta', translating into MLDVNFFDELRIGLATADDIRQWSHGEVKKPETINYRTLKPEKDGLFCEKIFGPTRDWECYCGKYKRVRFKGIICERCGVEVTRAKVRRERMGHIELAAPVTHIWYFKGVPSRLGYLLDLAPKDLEKVIYFAAYMITYVDEERRTRDLPSLEAHVSVERQQIENRRDADLEARAKKLESDLAELEAEGAKADVRRKVREGAEREMKQLRDRAQREIDRLDEVWTRFKNLKVQDLEGDELLYRELRDRFGTYFDGSMGAAALQKRLESFDLDEEAEKLREIIRTGKGQKKTRALKRLKVVSAFLQTSNSPKGMVLDCVPVIPPDLRPMVQLDGGRFATSDLNDLYRRVINRNNRLKRLLDLGAPEIIVNNEKRMLQEAVDALFDNGRRGRPVTGPGNRPLKSLSDMLKGKQGRFRQNLLGKRVDYSARSVIVVGPQLKLHQCGLPKAMALELFKPFVMKRLVDLNHAQNIKSAKRMVERGRTVVYDVLEEVIAEHPVLLNRAPTLHRLGIQAFEPQLVEGKAIQIHPLVCTAFNADFDGDQMAVHLPLSAEAQAEARILMLSSNNILKPADGRPVTMPTQDMVLGLFFLTTDGELRDTKGEGRAFGSTAEAIMAFDAGELALQSQVDIRFPVGTIPPRGWTPPAAEEGEPEYQSGDSFRLRTTLGRALFNELLPEDYPFVDYSVGKKQLSEIVNDLAERYPKVIVAATLDNLKAAGFYWATRSGVTVAISDVVVPEAKKEIVKGYEAQDEKVQKQYERGLITKEERTQELIAIWTKATNEVAEAMNENFPKTNPIFMMVDSGARGNMMQMRQIAGMRGLVSNAKNETIPRPIKASFREGLSVLEYFISTHGARKGLADTALRTADSGYLTRRLVDVSQDVIIREEDCGTERGLKLAIAEVGADGVLRKADNVETSVYARALAEDITVDGKVLAPANTDLGDVLIDELVRHGVSEVKTRSVLTCESAVGTCAMCYGRSLATGKLVDIGEAVGIIAAQSIGEPGTQLTMRTFHTGGVAGDDITQGLPRVVELFEARTPKGVAPISEASGRVRIEETEKTKKIVITPDDGSDETAYPISKRARLLVSEGEHVEVGQKLTVGATNPHDVLRILGQRAVQVHLVGEVQKVYNSQGVSIHDKHIEIIIRQMLRRVTIIESGDAELLPGELVERSKFETENRRVVQEGGHPASGRPQLMGITKASLATESWLSAASFQETTRVLTDAAINAKSDSLIGLKENVIIGKLIPAGTGLSRYRNIRVEPTEEAKAAMYSAVGYDDIDYSPFGTGSGQAVPLEDYDYGPYNQ; encoded by the coding sequence GTGCTCGACGTCAACTTCTTCGATGAGCTCCGGATCGGTCTGGCCACCGCTGACGACATCCGTCAGTGGAGCCACGGCGAGGTCAAGAAGCCCGAGACCATCAACTACCGCACGCTCAAGCCCGAAAAGGACGGACTCTTCTGCGAGAAGATCTTCGGTCCGACCCGGGACTGGGAGTGCTACTGCGGCAAGTACAAGCGTGTCCGCTTCAAGGGCATCATCTGTGAGCGCTGTGGCGTCGAGGTCACTCGCGCCAAGGTGCGCCGTGAGCGGATGGGCCACATCGAGCTGGCCGCTCCCGTCACCCACATCTGGTACTTCAAGGGTGTCCCGTCGCGCCTCGGCTACCTGCTGGACCTGGCGCCCAAGGACCTCGAGAAGGTCATCTACTTCGCGGCGTACATGATCACGTACGTCGACGAGGAGCGCCGCACCCGCGACCTGCCCTCCCTGGAGGCGCACGTCTCCGTGGAGCGTCAGCAGATCGAGAACCGCCGGGACGCCGACCTGGAGGCCCGCGCCAAGAAGCTGGAAAGCGACCTGGCCGAGCTGGAGGCCGAGGGCGCCAAGGCCGACGTGCGCCGCAAGGTGCGCGAGGGTGCCGAGCGTGAGATGAAGCAGCTGCGCGACCGTGCGCAGCGCGAGATCGACCGTCTCGACGAGGTGTGGACCCGCTTCAAGAACCTCAAGGTCCAGGACCTGGAGGGCGACGAGCTCCTCTACCGCGAGCTGCGTGACCGCTTCGGCACGTACTTCGACGGTTCGATGGGTGCCGCGGCGCTGCAGAAGCGCCTGGAGTCCTTCGACCTCGACGAGGAGGCCGAGAAGCTCCGCGAGATCATCCGTACCGGCAAGGGCCAGAAGAAGACCCGTGCGCTGAAGCGGCTGAAGGTCGTGTCCGCGTTCCTGCAGACCTCCAACAGCCCCAAGGGCATGGTCCTCGACTGCGTCCCGGTCATCCCGCCGGACCTTCGCCCGATGGTGCAGCTGGACGGTGGCCGCTTCGCGACCTCCGACCTGAACGACCTGTACCGCCGTGTGATCAACCGCAACAACCGTCTGAAGAGGCTCCTCGACCTCGGCGCGCCCGAGATCATCGTCAACAACGAGAAGCGCATGCTTCAGGAGGCTGTTGACGCCCTCTTCGACAACGGTCGTCGTGGCCGGCCGGTCACCGGTCCGGGCAACCGCCCGCTGAAGTCCCTCAGCGACATGCTGAAGGGCAAGCAGGGTCGATTCCGTCAGAACCTGCTCGGTAAGCGTGTGGACTACTCCGCGCGTTCCGTGATCGTCGTCGGTCCGCAGCTGAAGCTGCACCAGTGCGGTCTGCCCAAGGCGATGGCGCTGGAGCTCTTCAAGCCGTTCGTGATGAAGCGGCTCGTGGACCTGAACCACGCGCAGAACATCAAGAGCGCCAAGCGCATGGTGGAGCGCGGCCGCACGGTCGTGTACGACGTCCTCGAAGAGGTCATCGCCGAGCACCCGGTGCTGCTGAACCGTGCTCCCACCCTGCACCGCCTCGGCATCCAGGCCTTCGAGCCGCAGCTGGTCGAGGGCAAGGCCATCCAGATCCACCCGCTCGTCTGCACCGCGTTCAACGCGGACTTCGACGGTGACCAGATGGCCGTGCACCTGCCGCTGTCCGCGGAGGCGCAGGCCGAGGCCCGCATCCTGATGCTGTCCTCGAACAACATCCTCAAGCCCGCCGACGGCCGTCCGGTGACGATGCCGACCCAGGACATGGTCCTCGGTCTGTTCTTCCTCACCACCGACGGTGAGCTGCGTGACACCAAGGGCGAGGGCCGCGCGTTCGGCTCCACGGCCGAGGCGATCATGGCGTTCGACGCCGGCGAGCTGGCGCTCCAGTCGCAGGTCGACATCCGCTTCCCGGTGGGCACCATCCCGCCGCGTGGCTGGACGCCGCCGGCGGCCGAGGAGGGCGAGCCGGAGTACCAGTCGGGCGACAGCTTCCGGCTGCGTACGACCCTGGGCCGCGCGCTCTTCAACGAGCTGCTGCCCGAGGACTACCCGTTCGTCGACTACTCGGTCGGCAAGAAGCAGCTCTCCGAGATCGTCAACGACCTCGCCGAGCGCTACCCCAAGGTCATCGTGGCGGCGACGCTCGACAACCTGAAGGCGGCCGGCTTCTACTGGGCGACCCGTTCCGGTGTCACCGTCGCCATCTCCGACGTCGTCGTTCCCGAGGCGAAGAAGGAGATCGTCAAGGGCTACGAGGCGCAGGACGAGAAGGTCCAGAAGCAGTACGAGCGCGGTCTGATCACCAAGGAAGAGCGCACTCAGGAGCTCATCGCGATCTGGACCAAGGCGACCAACGAGGTCGCCGAGGCGATGAACGAGAACTTCCCCAAGACGAACCCCATCTTCATGATGGTTGACTCGGGTGCCCGAGGAAACATGATGCAGATGCGACAGATCGCCGGTATGCGTGGTCTGGTGTCGAACGCCAAGAACGAGACGATCCCGCGTCCGATCAAGGCGTCCTTCCGTGAGGGCCTGTCCGTGCTGGAGTACTTCATCTCCACGCACGGTGCCCGTAAGGGTCTGGCCGACACCGCCCTGCGTACCGCCGACTCGGGTTACCTGACCCGTCGTCTGGTGGACGTCTCGCAGGACGTCATCATCCGCGAGGAGGACTGCGGCACCGAGCGCGGTCTCAAGCTCGCGATCGCCGAGGTCGGCGCGGACGGCGTGCTGCGCAAGGCCGACAACGTCGAGACCAGCGTGTACGCCCGTGCGCTGGCCGAGGACATCACCGTCGACGGCAAGGTGCTGGCCCCGGCCAACACCGACCTCGGCGACGTCCTCATCGACGAGCTGGTCCGGCACGGTGTCTCCGAGGTCAAGACCCGCTCGGTCCTGACCTGTGAGTCCGCCGTCGGCACCTGCGCCATGTGCTACGGCCGCTCCCTGGCCACCGGCAAGCTGGTCGACATCGGTGAGGCGGTCGGCATCATCGCCGCCCAGTCCATCGGTGAGCCCGGTACCCAGCTGACGATGCGTACCTTCCACACCGGTGGTGTGGCCGGTGACGACATCACCCAGGGTCTGCCGCGTGTCGTCGAGCTCTTCGAGGCCCGTACCCCGAAGGGTGTCGCCCCGATCTCCGAGGCCTCCGGCCGCGTCCGGATCGAGGAGACCGAGAAGACCAAGAAGATCGTCATCACGCCGGACGACGGCAGCGACGAGACGGCGTACCCGATCTCGAAGCGCGCCCGACTCCTGGTCAGCGAGGGCGAGCACGTCGAGGTGGGCCAGAAGCTCACCGTGGGTGCCACCAACCCGCACGACGTGCTGCGCATCCTGGGCCAGCGTGCCGTCCAGGTCCACCTGGTCGGCGAGGTCCAGAAGGTCTACAACTCGCAGGGTGTGTCGATCCACGACAAGCACATCGAGATCATCATCCGGCAGATGCTCCGCCGCGTGACGATCATCGAGTCCGGCGATGCCGAGCTGCTGCCCGGTGAGCTGGTCGAGCGCTCGAAGTTCGAGACCGAGAACCGTCGTGTGGTCCAGGAGGGCGGTCACCCGGCCTCCGGTCGTCCGCAGCTGATGGGTATCACCAAGGCCTCGCTGGCGACGGAATCCTGGCTGTCGGCCGCCTCCTTCCAGGAGACGACCCGAGTCCTGACGGACGCGGCGATCAACGCCAAGTCCGACAGCCTCATCGGCCTCAAGGAGAACGTCATCATCGGTAAGCTCATCCCGGCCGGTACGGGTCTGTCCCGCTACCGCAACATCCGGGTGGAGCCGACCGAGGAGGCCAAGGCCGCGATGTACTCGGCCGTCGGCTACGACGACATCGACTACTCGCCGTTCGGCACGGGCTCCGGCCAGGCCGTTCCGCTGGAGGACTACGACTACGGTCCGTACAACCAGTAG
- the rplL gene encoding 50S ribosomal protein L7/L12, whose protein sequence is MMALTQDELLAEFEGMTLIQLSEFVKAFEEKFDVTAAAAVAVAGPAVPGAPVEAAEEKDEFDVILTGAGEKKIQVIKVVRELTSLGLKEAKDLVDGTPKPVLEKVNKEAADKAAESLKAAGASVEVK, encoded by the coding sequence ATCATGGCTCTCACCCAGGACGAACTGCTCGCCGAGTTCGAGGGCATGACCCTCATCCAGCTCTCCGAGTTCGTGAAGGCGTTCGAGGAGAAGTTCGACGTCACCGCCGCCGCGGCCGTCGCCGTTGCCGGCCCCGCCGTCCCCGGCGCCCCGGTCGAGGCCGCTGAGGAGAAGGACGAGTTCGACGTCATCCTCACCGGCGCCGGCGAGAAGAAGATCCAGGTCATCAAGGTCGTGCGTGAGCTGACCTCCCTGGGTCTGAAGGAGGCCAAGGACCTCGTCGACGGCACCCCGAAGCCGGTCCTCGAGAAGGTCAACAAGGAGGCCGCTGACAAGGCCGCCGAGTCCCTCAAGGCCGCGGGCGCGTCCGTCGAGGTCAAGTAA
- the rpsL gene encoding 30S ribosomal protein S12, producing the protein MPTIQQLVRKGRQDKVEKNKTPALEGSPQRRGVCTRVFTTTPKKPNSALRKVARVRLTSGIEVTAYIPGEGHNLQEHSIVLVRGGRVKDLPGVRYKIIRGSLDTQGVKNRKQARSRYGAKKEK; encoded by the coding sequence GTGCCTACGATCCAGCAGCTGGTCCGTAAGGGCCGGCAGGACAAGGTCGAGAAGAACAAGACGCCCGCACTCGAGGGTTCCCCTCAGCGTCGTGGCGTCTGCACGCGTGTGTTCACGACCACCCCGAAGAAGCCGAACTCGGCCCTGCGTAAGGTCGCGCGTGTGCGTCTGACCAGCGGGATCGAGGTCACCGCTTACATTCCGGGTGAGGGACACAACCTGCAGGAGCACTCCATCGTGCTCGTGCGCGGCGGCCGTGTGAAGGACCTGCCGGGTGTTCGCTACAAGATCATCCGTGGCTCCCTCGACACCCAGGGTGTCAAGAACCGCAAGCAGGCCCGTTCCCGCTACGGCGCCAAGAAGGAGAAGTAA
- the rpoB gene encoding DNA-directed RNA polymerase subunit beta, whose amino-acid sequence MAASRNASTANTNNGASTAPLRISFAKIKEPLEVPNLLALQTESFDWLLGNTAWQSRVEEALESGQDVPTKSGLEEIFEEISPIEDFSGSMSLTFRDHRFEPPKNSIDECKDRDFTYAAPLFVTAEFTNNETGEIKSQTVFMGDFPLMTHKGTFVINGTERVVVSQLVRSPGVYFDSSIDKTSDKDIFSAKIIPSRGAWLEMEIDKRDMVGVRIDRKRKQSVTVLLKALGWTTEQILEEFGEYESMRATLEKDHTQGQDDALLDIYRKLRPGEPPTREAAQTLLENLYFNPKRYDLAKVGRYKVNKKLGAEAPLDAGVLTVEDIISTIKYLVKLHAGETETVGDSGANIVVETDDIDHFGNRRLRSVGELIQNQVRTGLARMERVVRERMTTQDVEAITPQTLINIRPVVASIKEFFGTSQLSQFMDQNNPLSGLTHKRRLSALGPGGLSRERAGFEVRDVHPSHYGRMCPIETPEGPNIGLIGSLASYGRVNAFGFVETPYRKVVDGVVTDEVDYLTADEEDRFVIAQANATLDEGMRFTENRVLVRRRGGEVDYVPGDDVDYMDVSPRQMVSVATAMIPFLEHDDANRALMGANMMRQAVPLIKSESPLVGTGMEYRSAVDAGDVVKAEKAGVVQEVSADYITTANDDGTYITYRLAKFARSNQGTSVNQKVIVNEGDRIIEGQVLADGPATENGEMALGKNLLVAFMPWEGHNYEDAIILSQRLVQDDVLSSIHIEEHEVDARDTKLGPEEITRDIPNVSEEVLADLDERGIIRIGAEVVAGDILVGKVTPKGETELTPEERLLRAIFGEKAREVRDTSLKVPHGEIGKVIGVRVFDREEGDELPPGVNQLVRVYVAQKRKITDGDKLAGRHGNKGVISKILPIEDMPFLEDGTPVDIILNPLGVPSRMNPGQVLEIHLGWLASRGWDVSGLADEWAQRLQNIGADQVAPGTNVATPVFDGAREDELAGLLNHTIPNRDGERMVLPTGKARLFDGRSGEPFPDPISVGYMYILKLHHLVDDKLHARSTGPYSMITQQPLGGKAQFGGQRFGEMEVWALEAYGAAYALQELLTIKSDDVTGRVKVYEAIVKGENIPEPGIPESFKVLIKEMQSLCLNVEVLSSDGMSIEMRDTDEDVFRAAEELGIDLSRREPSSVEEV is encoded by the coding sequence TTGGCCGCCTCGCGCAACGCCTCGACCGCGAATACGAACAACGGCGCCAGCACCGCCCCGCTGCGCATTTCCTTTGCAAAGATCAAGGAGCCTCTCGAGGTTCCGAACCTGCTCGCGCTGCAGACCGAGAGCTTTGACTGGCTGCTCGGGAACACCGCCTGGCAGAGTCGGGTCGAGGAGGCTCTGGAGTCCGGTCAGGACGTCCCCACGAAGTCCGGTCTGGAGGAGATCTTCGAGGAGATCTCCCCGATCGAGGACTTCTCCGGGTCGATGTCGCTGACGTTCCGCGACCACCGTTTCGAGCCGCCGAAGAACAGCATCGACGAGTGCAAGGACCGCGACTTCACGTACGCGGCCCCGCTCTTCGTGACGGCTGAGTTCACCAACAACGAGACCGGCGAGATCAAGTCCCAGACGGTCTTCATGGGCGACTTCCCGCTCATGACCCACAAGGGCACCTTCGTCATCAACGGCACCGAGCGTGTCGTGGTGTCGCAGCTGGTCCGTTCGCCGGGTGTCTACTTCGACTCCTCGATCGACAAGACGTCCGACAAGGACATCTTCTCCGCCAAGATCATCCCGTCCCGGGGTGCCTGGCTGGAGATGGAGATCGACAAGCGCGACATGGTCGGTGTGCGCATCGACCGCAAGCGCAAGCAGTCCGTGACCGTCCTGCTCAAGGCTCTCGGTTGGACGACCGAGCAGATCCTGGAGGAGTTCGGCGAGTACGAGTCCATGCGCGCCACCCTGGAGAAGGACCACACCCAGGGCCAGGACGACGCACTGCTCGACATCTACCGCAAGCTGCGTCCGGGCGAGCCCCCCACGCGTGAGGCCGCGCAGACGCTTCTGGAGAACCTCTACTTCAACCCGAAGCGTTACGACCTCGCCAAGGTCGGCCGCTACAAGGTCAACAAGAAGCTGGGCGCGGAGGCTCCGCTCGACGCGGGCGTCCTGACCGTCGAGGACATCATCTCGACGATCAAGTACCTGGTGAAGCTGCACGCGGGCGAGACCGAGACGGTCGGCGACAGCGGCGCGAACATCGTCGTCGAGACCGACGACATCGACCACTTCGGCAACCGTCGTCTGCGCAGCGTCGGCGAGCTCATCCAGAACCAGGTCCGTACGGGTCTGGCGCGTATGGAGCGAGTCGTCCGCGAGCGCATGACGACCCAGGACGTCGAGGCGATCACGCCGCAGACCCTGATCAACATCCGGCCGGTCGTCGCCTCCATCAAGGAGTTCTTCGGCACCAGCCAGCTGTCGCAGTTCATGGACCAGAACAACCCGCTGTCGGGTCTGACGCACAAGCGTCGTCTCTCGGCGCTGGGCCCTGGTGGTCTGTCCCGTGAGCGGGCCGGCTTCGAGGTCCGTGACGTGCACCCGTCTCACTACGGCCGTATGTGCCCGATCGAGACGCCCGAAGGCCCGAACATCGGTCTGATCGGTTCGCTCGCCTCCTACGGCCGCGTCAACGCGTTCGGTTTCGTGGAGACGCCGTACCGCAAGGTCGTCGACGGTGTCGTCACCGACGAGGTCGACTACCTGACGGCCGACGAAGAGGACCGATTCGTCATCGCGCAGGCCAACGCCACCCTCGACGAGGGCATGCGCTTCACCGAGAACCGCGTCCTGGTCCGCCGCCGTGGCGGCGAGGTCGACTACGTCCCCGGTGACGACGTGGACTACATGGACGTCTCGCCGCGCCAGATGGTGTCGGTCGCGACCGCCATGATCCCGTTCCTCGAGCACGACGACGCCAACCGTGCCCTCATGGGCGCGAACATGATGCGTCAGGCCGTGCCGCTGATTAAGTCCGAGTCCCCGCTCGTCGGCACCGGCATGGAGTACCGCTCCGCCGTCGACGCCGGCGACGTGGTCAAGGCCGAGAAGGCGGGTGTGGTCCAGGAGGTCTCCGCGGACTACATCACCACGGCCAACGACGACGGCACGTACATCACGTACCGCCTGGCCAAGTTCGCCCGCTCCAACCAGGGCACCTCGGTCAACCAGAAGGTCATCGTCAACGAGGGCGACCGGATCATCGAGGGCCAGGTCCTGGCCGACGGTCCGGCCACCGAGAACGGCGAGATGGCGCTGGGCAAGAACCTGCTCGTGGCATTCATGCCGTGGGAGGGTCACAACTACGAGGACGCGATCATCCTGTCGCAGCGCCTCGTGCAGGACGACGTCCTCTCCTCGATCCACATCGAGGAGCACGAGGTCGACGCCCGTGACACCAAGCTCGGCCCCGAGGAGATCACCCGGGACATCCCGAACGTCTCCGAGGAGGTCCTCGCCGACCTCGACGAGCGCGGCATCATCCGGATCGGTGCCGAGGTCGTCGCCGGCGACATCCTCGTCGGCAAGGTCACGCCCAAGGGTGAGACCGAGCTGACCCCCGAGGAGCGCCTGCTCCGCGCGATCTTCGGTGAGAAGGCGCGCGAGGTCCGTGACACCTCCCTGAAGGTGCCGCACGGCGAGATCGGCAAGGTCATCGGCGTCCGCGTCTTCGACCGTGAGGAAGGCGACGAGCTGCCGCCGGGCGTGAACCAGCTGGTTCGTGTCTACGTGGCGCAGAAGCGCAAGATCACGGACGGTGACAAGCTCGCCGGCCGCCACGGCAACAAGGGTGTCATCTCCAAGATCCTGCCCATCGAGGACATGCCGTTCCTCGAGGACGGGACCCCGGTCGACATCATCCTCAACCCGCTCGGTGTGCCGTCCCGAATGAACCCGGGACAGGTTCTGGAGATCCACCTCGGCTGGCTCGCCAGCCGCGGCTGGGACGTCTCCGGTCTCGCCGACGAGTGGGCGCAGCGCCTCCAGAACATCGGTGCCGACCAGGTCGCCCCCGGCACCAACGTCGCCACCCCGGTGTTCGACGGTGCGCGTGAGGACGAGCTCGCGGGTCTGCTGAACCACACCATCCCGAACCGCGACGGCGAGCGCATGGTGCTCCCGACCGGTAAGGCGCGGCTGTTCGACGGCCGTAGCGGTGAGCCGTTCCCGGACCCGATCTCGGTCGGCTACATGTACATCCTGAAGCTGCACCACCTGGTCGACGACAAGCTGCACGCCCGCTCGACCGGTCCGTACTCCATGATCACCCAGCAGCCGCTGGGCGGTAAGGCTCAGTTCGGTGGCCAGCGCTTCGGTGAGATGGAGGTGTGGGCGCTGGAGGCATACGGCGCCGCGTACGCCCTCCAGGAGCTGCTGACCATCAAGTCCGACGACGTCACCGGCCGCGTGAAGGTCTACGAGGCCATCGTCAAGGGCGAGAACATCCCCGAGCCCGGCATTCCCGAGTCCTTCAAGGTGCTCATCAAGGAAATGCAGTCCCTGTGCCTCAACGTGGAGGTGCTGTCCTCGGACGGCATGTCCATCGAGATGCGCGACACCGACGAGGATGTCTTCCGCGCTGCGGAGGAGCTCGGCATCGACCTGTCCCGGCGCGAGCCGAGCAGCGTCGAAGAGGTCTGA
- the rplJ gene encoding 50S ribosomal protein L10, whose translation MARPDKAAAVAELADQFRSSNAAVLTEYRGLTVAQLKTLRRSLGDDAQYAVVKNTLTKIAANEAGIDTLDDLFNGPTAVAFITGDPVTSAKGLRDFAKDNPNLVIKGGVLDGKALSADEIKKLADLESREVLLAKLAGAMKGKQTQAAQVFQALPSKLVRTVDALRAKQDEQGGAE comes from the coding sequence ATGGCAAGGCCCGACAAGGCTGCCGCGGTAGCCGAGCTCGCGGACCAGTTCCGCAGCTCGAACGCCGCTGTGCTGACCGAGTACCGGGGTCTCACCGTGGCGCAGCTCAAGACGCTGCGCCGTTCGCTCGGTGACGACGCCCAGTACGCCGTGGTGAAGAACACGCTGACCAAGATCGCGGCCAACGAGGCCGGGATCGACACGCTCGACGACCTGTTCAACGGTCCGACGGCGGTCGCCTTCATCACCGGTGACCCGGTGACGTCGGCGAAGGGTCTTCGTGACTTCGCCAAGGACAACCCGAACCTCGTCATCAAGGGCGGTGTCCTTGACGGCAAGGCGCTGTCCGCCGACGAGATCAAGAAGCTCGCGGACCTCGAGTCCCGCGAGGTTCTGCTCGCCAAGCTGGCGGGCGCCATGAAGGGCAAGCAGACGCAGGCTGCTCAGGTCTTCCAGGCGCTCCCGTCGAAGCTCGTCCGCACCGTGGACGCGCTTCGTGCCAAGCAGGACGAGCAGGGCGGTGCCGAGTAA
- the rplA gene encoding 50S ribosomal protein L1, with protein sequence MSKRSKSLRAADAKVDRDKLYAPLEAVRLAKETSTTKFDGTVEVAFRLGVDPRKADQMVRGTVNLPHGTGKTARVLVFATGDRAEAARAAGADIVGADELIDEVSKGRLDFDAVVATPDLMGKVGRLGRVLGPRGLMPNPKTGTVTPDVAKAVNDIKGGKIEFRVDKHSNLHFIIGKTSFDDTKLVENYGAALEEILRLKPSAAKGRYIKKAAISTTIGPGIPLDPNRTRNLLVEEDPAAV encoded by the coding sequence GTGAGCAAGCGCAGCAAGTCTCTCCGCGCTGCGGACGCCAAGGTCGACCGGGACAAGCTCTACGCCCCGCTCGAGGCCGTCCGTCTCGCCAAGGAGACCTCCACGACCAAGTTCGACGGCACCGTCGAGGTCGCCTTCCGTCTGGGTGTCGACCCGCGCAAGGCCGACCAGATGGTCCGTGGCACCGTGAACCTTCCGCACGGCACCGGTAAGACCGCCCGGGTCCTGGTCTTCGCGACCGGCGACCGTGCCGAGGCCGCGCGTGCCGCGGGCGCCGACATCGTCGGCGCCGACGAGCTCATCGACGAGGTTTCGAAGGGCCGCCTGGACTTCGACGCCGTCGTCGCCACCCCGGACCTCATGGGCAAGGTCGGCCGTCTCGGCCGCGTCCTCGGCCCCCGTGGTCTCATGCCGAACCCCAAGACCGGCACCGTGACCCCGGACGTCGCCAAGGCTGTCAACGACATCAAGGGCGGCAAGATCGAGTTCCGCGTCGACAAGCACTCGAACCTGCACTTCATCATCGGCAAGACGTCCTTCGACGACACCAAGCTGGTGGAGAACTACGGCGCCGCGCTGGAGGAGATCCTCCGTCTGAAGCCGTCCGCCGCCAAGGGTCGCTACATCAAGAAGGCCGCGATCAGCACCACGATCGGCCCCGGCATTCCGCTCGACCCGAACCGCACCCGCAACCTCCTCGTCGAGGAGGACCCGGCGGCGGTCTGA
- a CDS encoding DUF1396 domain-containing protein: protein MGFSARRSARRRTVGVGLAAVALAAGAVSCSKGESEESPKMTPAAAVSKAAKNSDDISSLRYRMTGEYPEQGRIKAEASMRIKPTIAMSMKMTALDQGKDGSAEIRLVDKAMYIGGNPEMAKEMDGKTWVKFDMSALSDEQLGGGAAGAGQAEQNPAAESTFMTGAKDVKEVGTEKVDGVETTHYTGTLTLDALRDSFKNEDKATREKREKSVQQYEKMGVDKLTMDMWIDGEDHTKQFRMKGAADKGMLDLTITFLDINKPVTVTAPPAKDTADLAEMLKDAQSG, encoded by the coding sequence ATGGGGTTTTCTGCACGACGTTCCGCGCGCCGCAGGACGGTCGGCGTCGGTCTGGCCGCCGTGGCCCTCGCCGCCGGCGCGGTGAGCTGTTCCAAGGGGGAGTCCGAGGAGTCGCCGAAGATGACGCCGGCCGCCGCGGTGTCCAAGGCGGCGAAGAACTCGGACGACATCTCGTCCCTGCGCTACCGGATGACCGGTGAGTACCCGGAGCAGGGGCGCATCAAGGCCGAGGCCTCGATGCGGATCAAGCCCACCATCGCCATGAGCATGAAGATGACGGCGCTGGACCAGGGCAAGGACGGCTCCGCGGAGATCCGGCTCGTCGACAAGGCCATGTACATCGGGGGCAACCCCGAGATGGCCAAGGAGATGGACGGCAAGACCTGGGTGAAGTTCGACATGTCCGCGCTGAGCGACGAGCAGCTCGGCGGGGGCGCCGCCGGCGCCGGACAGGCCGAGCAGAACCCGGCCGCCGAGTCCACCTTCATGACCGGCGCCAAGGACGTGAAGGAGGTCGGCACCGAGAAGGTCGACGGGGTCGAGACCACCCACTACACCGGCACCCTCACCCTCGACGCGCTCCGGGACTCCTTCAAGAACGAGGACAAGGCGACCCGCGAGAAGCGCGAGAAGAGCGTCCAGCAGTACGAGAAGATGGGCGTCGACAAGCTCACGATGGACATGTGGATCGACGGTGAGGACCACACCAAGCAGTTCCGCATGAAGGGCGCCGCCGACAAGGGCATGCTCGACCTGACCATCACCTTCCTCGACATCAACAAGCCGGTCACGGTCACGGCGCCGCCCGCCAAGGACACCGCCGACCTCGCCGAGATGCTGAAGGACGCCCAGAGCGGCTGA
- a CDS encoding DUF1707 and DUF4190 domain-containing protein has product MTQPVPQPWQGGQGPQPWQGGSSMLASHADRERAVDVLRAGFGEGRLEQGEFDKRVGRAYAARTVGELALLVADLPLGPVPQPAPVAAVPPTFRAMARPRTNGKAVGAAVCGLLCLPTFGLMGLPAVVLGHAARAEVQRTGEAGDGLALTGLVLGWLSVGGWALVLTLLLIVGLAAG; this is encoded by the coding sequence ATGACTCAGCCGGTTCCGCAGCCGTGGCAGGGCGGTCAGGGCCCGCAGCCGTGGCAGGGTGGGTCTTCCATGCTCGCGTCGCATGCCGACCGTGAGCGGGCCGTTGACGTGCTTCGGGCGGGGTTCGGGGAGGGGCGGCTGGAGCAGGGGGAGTTCGACAAGCGGGTCGGGCGGGCCTATGCCGCGCGTACGGTGGGGGAGCTGGCCCTGCTGGTGGCCGATCTGCCCCTGGGGCCGGTGCCGCAGCCGGCGCCGGTCGCTGCGGTGCCGCCGACGTTCCGGGCGATGGCTCGGCCGCGGACCAACGGCAAGGCGGTCGGGGCGGCGGTCTGCGGGCTGCTGTGTCTGCCGACCTTCGGGCTGATGGGGCTTCCGGCGGTGGTGCTCGGGCACGCCGCTCGGGCGGAGGTGCAGCGGACCGGGGAGGCGGGGGACGGTCTCGCGCTGACCGGGCTGGTCCTCGGGTGGCTGTCGGTCGGGGGGTGGGCGCTCGTGCTGACGCTGTTGCTGATCGTGGGCCTCGCGGCCGGATGA